The DNA segment GCACCTCGAAACCGGAAAGCCCAGATTTACGCTAGAACCTGCGGTGACTCCCTATGGTGTGATGTTTAATCCTGACGCCACAATGTTTGCAGTGGGTTGTAACGACCAGAGCATTAAGCTTTGGAATTCGGCAACCGGCGGGCTGGTGCAAACCTTTACAGGTCATCAGGGCAGCGTATACGCTGTAGCAATTAGTTCAGATGGTAAACTGCTTGCTAGTGGCAGTGAAGATGGAACAATCGTTCTATGGGGGTTAGAAACAGGAGAAAAATTACAAACCTTATCCGGACATCGAGGGGGAGTCAGAGCGATCGCCTTCAGCCAAGATCGAAAAACCTTAATCAGTGGTTCTCAGGATCGCACGCTCAAAGTTTGGCAGTATAGTTAAATTAAATTTCCGGATTTTGAGCGCTGAAAAATGAGCCAGCCCAGGCAAAAGTTGGCAAACTACGCAATGAGAAACGAGGGGTCTAGCCCCTCAGTGCGTCAAACATTTTAGGGTTGAGTTTCACAAGCAATCAACCCGCGCAATGCTCGAATCTAGGGCTTGTTGAGGGGATTTCCCAACGGACAAGCAAGGAGGAAACAATGATGTAAATGACCCCAGACCAATTAAAAATCTCAAATTGCGAATTCATTGCAATCTGAGGATATATTTTGGGAATCTTAGATTGTACAGCCTAGCGATCGGATTGCCCCTAGACAGCAACCCTTTAGCAAACGCCCCTAAATTCCTGCACAATCTCAAACCAGAGTAACTTTAAGGACTCTTTAATAACTTTCTACAACTTCGGCATCGTAAGTTCGCGTCTATACACACATAATGAATCTAGGGTGGCACTATCCTGGCGGTTAATGTTGAAGCGAGTGAAGCCTCAATGAGCTACTGCGTAAATCCGGCTTGTCCGAATCCTGAAAATCCTCCAACCAATGATGTCTGCGCCGCCTGTGGCACAACCTTACTCCTGCGCGATCGCTATCGCGTTAATCAAGCCCTAGGACAAGGGGGGTTTGGCGCGACATTCTTAGCGCGAGACGAATCATTACCCGGACAACCCTACTGCGTTATCAAACAACTGCGCCCAGCCTCAACGACTCCTCAAGTCTTGCAGATGGCACGGGAACTGTTTCGCCGCGAAGCAAAAACCCTGGGTAAAATCGGCAACCATCCCCAACTTCCTCGGCTTCTAGACTACTTTGAAACTGAACAGGAATTTTACCTGGTTCAGGAATACATCAGCGGTTCCACCCTCCATCGCGAAGTCAAGCGCGGCGGCCCGTTTACCGAAGCGGGTGTCAAGCAATTTTTAAGCGAACTCTTGCCTCTAGTAGAATACATCCACTCTCAGCAAGTGATTCACCGCGATATTAAGCCCGCAAACCTGATTCGCCGCAATCAAGATAAAAAACTCGTTCTGATTGATTTTGGAGCCGTTAAAGACCAAGTAAACCCCACTGTGGCCAGCGCCTCCGAGCAGACCGCCTTAACCGCGTATGCTATTGGGACGCCGGGGTACGCACCACCAGAACAAATGGCCCTGCGCCCAGTTTATGCCAGCGATATTTATGCAGTTGGCGTCACCTGCGTCTACTTGCTGACGGCCAAATCGCCCAAGGATTTAGACTACGACCCCACCACCGGGGAATTGATGTGGCAAAATCACGTTCAAGTCAGCGAACATTTTGCCAACGTCTTAAAGAAAATGCTGGAAGTCTCGGTTCGACATCGCTACCAGTCGGCCGGCGATATTCTGCGAGCCTTAGATTTAGAGCCATATTTAGACAGCCTCGCCCAAGGTATGATTGCTCAAACGGCCCCGATTTCTGGAGGACAGCCGCAGTCTTTTGTGAGTCCTAACCGAGTTCCCCAAGGGCCTACAGGTTTAACCCAGTCTGCGCGCATGGCCGAAATGATTAAAAATCGCCAAAAGCGACTGAACGGGACTCTCGCCGATCCGCGTCGTTCGACGATAAGTTCCTCCAATACCTCGTCGTTTACCAGCAGCAATACGCAAGCCACTACTGGCGGGAAAGCCAGAGTTCCTACGCGGCTAAATTCTGACGATCTATTAACTTACTATGGCAAAGGGCGGCGAGATTTTGCCGATCACGATCTCAGCGCCCTCAACTTACAGCAAGCGAACTTAGCAGACGCGATTTTTACCCAATCTAAATTTGTTAAAACCGACTTTCGCGGCGCGAATCTCTATCGCGCTAATTTTGGTCGGGCGCGCTTAAAACAAACGATCTTACGAGATGCTAATCTCAGCCGCGCTTATTTTAACTATGCCAACTTAGAGGGGGCAGATTTACGAGGAGCCGATCTAAGTTACGCTCACCTCAGTAATGCCAACCTCCGCAGCGCTAACCTCTGCGGGGCAAACCTGACTGGGGCAAAAGTGACCGAAGAACAACTGGCGGTTGCGAGAATTAA comes from the Desertifilum tharense IPPAS B-1220 genome and includes:
- a CDS encoding serine/threonine-protein kinase, with amino-acid sequence MSYCVNPACPNPENPPTNDVCAACGTTLLLRDRYRVNQALGQGGFGATFLARDESLPGQPYCVIKQLRPASTTPQVLQMARELFRREAKTLGKIGNHPQLPRLLDYFETEQEFYLVQEYISGSTLHREVKRGGPFTEAGVKQFLSELLPLVEYIHSQQVIHRDIKPANLIRRNQDKKLVLIDFGAVKDQVNPTVASASEQTALTAYAIGTPGYAPPEQMALRPVYASDIYAVGVTCVYLLTAKSPKDLDYDPTTGELMWQNHVQVSEHFANVLKKMLEVSVRHRYQSAGDILRALDLEPYLDSLAQGMIAQTAPISGGQPQSFVSPNRVPQGPTGLTQSARMAEMIKNRQKRLNGTLADPRRSTISSSNTSSFTSSNTQATTGGKARVPTRLNSDDLLTYYGKGRRDFADHDLSALNLQQANLADAIFTQSKFVKTDFRGANLYRANFGRARLKQTILRDANLSRAYFNYANLEGADLRGADLSYAHLSNANLRSANLCGANLTGAKVTEEQLAVARINWATILPSGKRGFW